The following is a genomic window from Desulforegula conservatrix Mb1Pa.
TGGAGGTGGTAAAGCAGCTGTAGAGCATCCATCCTTCAAATGGGTCAATATAATACTTGGTAACTTAAAAAATGCGCTCAAAGGTACTTATCATGCAATTAATCGCAAGCATGTTCCGCGGTACCTGGCAGAATTTCAGTACAGATTCAATCGCCGATATGATCTGCCGTCCATGATTCACAGACTGATTTATGTTGCTCTTAGGACTCCACCCATGCCATCAACCATGCTTTCTATGGCTGAAGCAGAGTGGTAATCAGATTTAAAATTAAATTCATATTCATCGGCTCCCAAAAATATTGGCTTCTTGTACGAAAATTCATTACAGAGTAATATCCGTCCAAAACAATTTCGGATTAATGAGCCTGAACTCTATAAACCAGACAGATTATTTCAACGTCGCAAGTGGAATTTACTATGCCTGAACAAACGCTTGAGAAATACTTTGGATTCAAATCATTCAGAAAAGGCCAGAAAGACGTTGTCTCAAGACTGCTTGACGGTGAATCAGCGGCCGCCATATTCCCTACAGGGGCAGGAAAATCTTTATGCTATCAGCTTCCGGCCATTCTTATGCCAGGTCTCACGATAGTGGTTTCGCCCCTGCTCTCCCTAATGAAGGATCAGATCGATTTTCTCAAAAGTCGTGGAATTCAGGCTGAACGCCTTGACTCCACCCTTACCAGCTCTGAATACGCATCAATTCTTGAACGGGCCAAAGGAAACGATCTTAAGATTCTAATGATTTCGGTTGAAAGATTCAGAAACGAAAGATTCCGCAATCATCTTCAGAAAATGAAAATTTCTCTACTTGTGATTGACGAAGCTCATTGCATATCGGAATGGGGACACAATTTCAGACCAGACTATCTGAAACTTCCTTTATACAGAAAAGAATTCGGTATAGACCAGGTGCTTCTTCTAACTGCCACGGCGACTGAAAAAGTGGTTGAAGACATGTGCGGGAAATTTGAAATTCAAAAAAACAACGTAATCTGCACAGGCTTTTACAGGAACAATCTTTTTCTTCAGGTAAGCCCTGTAAATGAAGCATCAAAAAAAGAATATCTCCTTAAAAGGCTTCTGAAAGTCCCGGACGCTCCAACCATAATTTATGTGACTCTACAGAAAACAGCCGAATCAGTCGCCGAATTTCTGACCATGAACGGAATAAGAACATCGCCATACCATGCAGGAATGACAAATGATGACAGGGAGAGAATCCAGAATGAGTTCATTTCAGGCTCAGCAACCTGCATTGCGGCTACCATAGCCTTTGGGATGGGAATTGATAAAAAGGACATAAGACGGATCATCCATTTCGATCTTCCCAAATCGCTTGAAAACTACAGTCAGGAAATCGGAAGAGCGGGCAGAGACGGCCAGTTATCCTTCTGTGAGGTCATCGCAAACAGGGACAATATAAGCGTCCTGGAAAACTTCATTTATGGAGATACTCCTCTCAAGGCATCAATATTCAGTCTCGCGGATATAATAAAAGAACATCCTGATCAGATGCTCGAAGTAAAACCATTCTCCCTCTCATCATTTCTTGACATGAGACCTCTGCCATTCAAGACACTTATGGTATATCTTGAACTGGAGGGAATAGTCCGGCCTGTTTACACCAGATTCGACGAATACGCCTTCAAATACCTGATTCCAGCGGCAGACATAATCGGGCAGTTCAATGCTGAAAGAAGGGCTTTTGTGTCCGTGATATTTAAAAACTGCCATATGAAGAAAATATGGGCTCAGGTTGATATACAGGGGATAATGTCTGATTACCCAAGCACTGACAGGCAACGAATAGTCACAGCCCTCGATTATTTTGTGGAAAAAGGCTGGATTGAGCTCCAGACAAGGCAAAGTGTGGATGTTTACGAGATAGTATCAAGAAATTTTGATCCTGAAGCACTCTCTTTAAAGCTTCACGGACTCTTTATTTCAAAAGAAAATACGGAAATAGGCAGAATCCACAATATGGTGGATTTCTTTGAAAAGGGCTCATGCATAAGCAGAGAGCTTGCAGGATATTTTGGAGAAGCAATCCCTGTGGAAAAATGCGAACACTGCTCTTTCTGCAGGACAGGTAAAGCGTCAATAGAACGAACAGAAAGCCTCGAACCCCTTGAAAAAATGAACAGAAAAGAGCTTTATGGCGCATTTGCTGAAAAAGCAGGAGACGGCTTTACCGTTTTTAATGCCGCGAAATTCCTTTGTTCCATTTCAACTCCATATATGACAAAGATCGGAGCCAAAAAACTCGAAAATTTCGGGAAACTTGAAAAGTATCCTTTTAAAGAGGTCATGGACTGGGTAGCAGCGGGTGAAAATGCCTCAAGAAAAAGCGAGTAGCAATAAATTCAGATCAATATCTAATAGCTTTACCAGATTTTTGGCCAGAAACTGGGCCAGATCATTAATTTCTGGTCTTGCGCTTCTGGTCGTTCTGCTGACCGTTGCAGTCAACGCCGCAGTTTTTTTCATCAATTCCGAAAGCGGTCGAAATTTCATAATAAACTCAATAAACGCGGGTCTTTATGGCCGTTTTTCCGCGGAAGCAATCCATTTATCCATAGCAGAAGGAAAAATTACGCTTAAGGACATCAGACTTGATGGCCCAGGGGCTTCTCCCATCGCAAGGATAAGAGGAATTGACGCTGATATTGAATGGTCAGGACTTGCAAAAGGGCAAATCTATATTTCCGAAGTCAGGATTTCAGGCCCTGAAATCATGCTTTTTGAAACCATTGAAGGCAACCTAAATCTGATGGCCGCTTTCAAACCTTCAGCCCCTTCCGAACC
Proteins encoded in this region:
- a CDS encoding transposase produces the protein GGGKAAVEHPSFKWVNIILGNLKNALKGTYHAINRKHVPRYLAEFQYRFNRRYDLPSMIHRLIYVALRTPPMPSTMLSMAEAEW
- a CDS encoding RecQ family ATP-dependent DNA helicase, which gives rise to MPEQTLEKYFGFKSFRKGQKDVVSRLLDGESAAAIFPTGAGKSLCYQLPAILMPGLTIVVSPLLSLMKDQIDFLKSRGIQAERLDSTLTSSEYASILERAKGNDLKILMISVERFRNERFRNHLQKMKISLLVIDEAHCISEWGHNFRPDYLKLPLYRKEFGIDQVLLLTATATEKVVEDMCGKFEIQKNNVICTGFYRNNLFLQVSPVNEASKKEYLLKRLLKVPDAPTIIYVTLQKTAESVAEFLTMNGIRTSPYHAGMTNDDRERIQNEFISGSATCIAATIAFGMGIDKKDIRRIIHFDLPKSLENYSQEIGRAGRDGQLSFCEVIANRDNISVLENFIYGDTPLKASIFSLADIIKEHPDQMLEVKPFSLSSFLDMRPLPFKTLMVYLELEGIVRPVYTRFDEYAFKYLIPAADIIGQFNAERRAFVSVIFKNCHMKKIWAQVDIQGIMSDYPSTDRQRIVTALDYFVEKGWIELQTRQSVDVYEIVSRNFDPEALSLKLHGLFISKENTEIGRIHNMVDFFEKGSCISRELAGYFGEAIPVEKCEHCSFCRTGKASIERTESLEPLEKMNRKELYGAFAEKAGDGFTVFNAAKFLCSISTPYMTKIGAKKLENFGKLEKYPFKEVMDWVAAGENASRKSE